Part of the Paenibacillus sp. YPG26 genome, ATAGCCGAGCATAATTAGCAAGAAGCCGAACATCAAGAACCAGAACGAGGTCAGCCGCTCCCACTGTCCCTCTTGAACCGTGTTCCATATCCCTTCGGAGAAGATTGGAGTTAGAAGCTTCATATAAATGGCCAGCCCCACTCCTGTATGAAGCAGTCCGGTCAATATTAAGAGTATGCCGACTTGTCGTTTGACTCTGTTGAATGTCATTACGTTCCTCACCCTTATCCTATTAGTCTACAAGCTGTTACTCCTTGGAAATTGTGATCTTACGGGCGGCGGGAGAACTTGGCTCCTCCTCCAGCGTATCAATCACACTGTCTATCACAGCCCGCGAAGCCAGCAGCCATTCCTTCATGGCGTTCCGCACATGCTTCTCGGGTTGGTGCTGCTCCAGTTGATCCAGGAACCGCTCCATGGTGGCCAGACCCTCCAGTGTCCGCCTCAGACCAAAGCCGCTTGCCCTCATCTTCATCACCCCTTTGCTTGAATATCCCGCTCACCGAAACGAATGATTAACCGGTCCTCAGTGTACTTCGCACCTGTTACCTGCCGTCCCATCAGCAGCCTGGGCAGAATCACCTTGCGCTTGCAGGCCCCCGCATTCACGGTCAATTCGTCACCCGTCTGTGTCAGATCCAGATCTGCCTTATCGATAAAAGGAATCCGGAGCTCGAGCAGCACCTCCCCATCCTCCTCCCGGATCGTCTCCGTTCTGCCGCGGTACAGCATTGCGGAGGGATCCAGTGTCCCGAACACGATATCCGCCAGCTCCTCAAGAACCGGCATGCCGACTACCTCCTGCCGCATCATAGGCGCCTTGAGGATAGGCAGCGGCTGGAAGTTCACTGTAATCTCCTCCTCATACTTCTTCTGAATGTTCCGC contains:
- a CDS encoding DUF6463 family protein yields the protein MTFNRVKRQVGILLILTGLLHTGVGLAIYMKLLTPIFSEGIWNTVQEGQWERLTSFWFLMFGFLLIMLGYITDWLVRKREISPPPALGWMLLLLCVVGAAAMPASGFWLCIPQAWILIRK